A stretch of the Archangium violaceum genome encodes the following:
- a CDS encoding DMT family transporter, with protein MSSPSSSPTTNTARPQEGHARLQADGALALMTAFWGTTFLVVKGALGDGDPYSFLALRFTLGALALTAVARRQMLVPHTLRRGLVLGVFLFLGFVLQTVGLVSTTPSRSAFITGLYVVFVPVLGLALFRRVPRVSSWVGVVLAAVGLRYLTGAELDAGKGLSLGDWLTLGCAAAYAIHMLLTERYAPKTGVVPLVAVQLWVVALLSALCLPFTQARVAWTPAFLGAVAYCGLLASAMGICVQTWAQARTTAVRVALICSMEPVFTGVYSVALGYEKLGVREWVGGGLIVLGVLVAEVGGHLFERLRAGRPAVPDSVG; from the coding sequence GTGAGCAGCCCCTCTTCCTCCCCGACGACGAACACCGCGCGCCCCCAGGAGGGCCATGCGCGCCTCCAGGCGGACGGGGCCCTGGCCCTCATGACCGCCTTCTGGGGCACCACCTTCCTGGTCGTGAAGGGAGCGCTCGGAGATGGGGACCCGTACTCCTTCCTCGCGCTGCGCTTCACCCTGGGCGCGCTGGCGCTCACGGCCGTGGCCCGGCGCCAGATGCTCGTCCCGCACACGCTGCGCCGCGGGCTGGTGCTGGGCGTCTTCCTCTTCCTCGGCTTCGTGCTGCAGACGGTGGGCCTGGTGTCCACCACGCCCTCGCGCTCGGCCTTCATCACCGGGCTGTACGTGGTGTTCGTCCCGGTGCTGGGGCTGGCGCTCTTCCGGCGGGTGCCTCGCGTCTCCTCGTGGGTGGGCGTGGTGCTGGCGGCGGTGGGCCTGCGCTACCTCACCGGCGCGGAGCTGGACGCGGGGAAGGGCCTGTCCCTGGGCGACTGGCTGACGCTCGGCTGCGCGGCGGCCTACGCCATCCACATGCTCCTCACCGAGCGGTACGCGCCCAAGACGGGCGTGGTGCCGCTGGTGGCGGTGCAGTTGTGGGTGGTGGCCCTGCTGTCCGCGCTCTGCCTGCCCTTCACCCAGGCGCGGGTGGCGTGGACGCCAGCCTTCCTCGGGGCGGTGGCCTACTGCGGGCTGCTCGCCAGCGCGATGGGCATCTGCGTGCAGACGTGGGCCCAGGCGCGTACCACCGCCGTGCGCGTGGCGCTCATCTGCTCCATGGAGCCCGTCTTCACGGGCGTGTACTCGGTGGCGCTCGGCTACGAGAAGCTCGGCGTGCGCGAGTGGGTGGGTGGGGGCCTCATCGTGCTGGGCGTGCTGGTGGCCGAGGTGGGTGGACACCTCTTCGAGCGTCTGCGCGCGGGCAGGCCCGCCGTGCCGGACAGCGTCGGCTAG
- a CDS encoding histone deacetylase family protein, whose translation MTQTLLLTDPLFLRHDPGPEHPERPERLARILELLGREPIPGTERRVPRSATEEELAAVHTPRLREYLRGLRGRTELIDPDTVTSPDSYEAAVRAAGASVQAVEEVMAGRARNAFALVRPPGHHAEPDQSMGFCLFNNAAIAAEAARRQGAERVLIFDWDVHHGNGTQAAFWGRRDVLYMSAHQFPFYPDTGAPFEVGEGAGAGYTLNCGVPPGATDADYGAFFQELFLPVARAYRPDLVLVSAGFDAHREDPLGDLELTERGFAAMSTELKALAESTCGGRLVMLLEGGYSLEGLSRSVHACVEVMAEDIKDRFPEGVSPGAAEALRRSREAHRPYWSVLGR comes from the coding sequence ATGACCCAGACGCTGCTGCTGACCGATCCTCTCTTCCTCCGGCACGACCCGGGGCCGGAGCACCCGGAGAGGCCGGAGCGACTGGCCCGCATCCTGGAGCTGCTCGGGCGCGAGCCCATCCCGGGCACCGAGCGGCGGGTCCCCCGCTCGGCCACCGAGGAGGAGCTCGCCGCCGTGCACACCCCCAGGCTGCGCGAGTACCTGCGGGGGCTGCGGGGCCGTACCGAGCTCATCGACCCGGACACGGTGACGTCACCGGACAGCTACGAGGCGGCGGTGCGGGCGGCGGGAGCGTCGGTGCAGGCGGTGGAGGAGGTGATGGCGGGGCGGGCGCGCAACGCCTTCGCGCTGGTACGGCCGCCGGGACACCATGCCGAGCCGGATCAATCCATGGGCTTCTGCCTCTTCAACAACGCGGCGATCGCCGCGGAGGCCGCGCGCCGCCAGGGCGCAGAGCGGGTGCTGATCTTCGACTGGGACGTGCACCACGGCAACGGCACGCAGGCGGCCTTCTGGGGGCGGCGGGACGTGCTCTACATGTCGGCGCACCAGTTCCCCTTCTACCCGGACACGGGCGCCCCCTTCGAGGTGGGCGAGGGCGCGGGCGCGGGCTACACCCTCAACTGTGGCGTGCCGCCAGGCGCGACGGACGCGGACTACGGAGCGTTCTTCCAGGAGCTCTTCCTCCCGGTGGCGCGGGCCTACAGGCCGGACCTGGTGCTGGTGTCCGCGGGCTTCGACGCGCACCGCGAGGATCCCCTCGGGGACCTCGAGCTCACCGAGCGGGGCTTCGCGGCCATGAGCACCGAGCTCAAGGCGCTGGCGGAGAGCACATGCGGGGGACGGCTGGTGATGCTGCTGGAGGGGGGCTACTCGCTGGAGGGCCTCTCGCGGTCGGTGCACGCCTGCGTGGAGGTGATGGCGGAGGACATCAAGGATCGCTTCCCGGAGGGGGTCTCCCCGGGAGCGGCGGAGGCGCTGCGGCGCAGTCGAGAGGCGCACAGGCCCTACTGGTCCGTGCTGGGCCGGTGA
- a CDS encoding MBL fold metallo-hydrolase codes for MSVELRRNGLHLTGTPLSLDATRKSPLSFVSHAHSDHIARHERTIATAATLRFMVHRLGKVSAPLPVPYGRPFELGSLMLELLPAGHILGSAQLRVIREDGKRIVYTGDLNLAPSLTAEPVQVAECDTLVIESTFGHPRYVFPPRDEVLGAVESWVRRHLERGAVPVLLAYPLGKSQEAMKYLSNRGFPLVAHPSIYEVTKLYGEFGVSIEPLRRFEGRVEPGEVLFFPPHLARGGALAPFWPRATAVLTGWALDGGGAARRYGADVAFPLSDHADCPSLVRYVKATGARDVITLHGFAEELAEVLRGEGLDARALGQPKQLALL; via the coding sequence ATGAGCGTCGAGCTGCGAAGGAACGGACTGCACCTGACCGGGACGCCCCTGTCCCTGGATGCCACACGCAAGTCCCCCCTGTCCTTCGTCAGCCACGCGCACTCGGACCACATCGCCCGGCACGAGCGCACCATCGCCACCGCCGCCACGCTGCGCTTCATGGTGCACCGGCTGGGGAAGGTGAGCGCCCCGTTGCCGGTCCCCTACGGCCGTCCCTTCGAGCTGGGCTCGCTCATGTTGGAGCTGTTGCCCGCGGGCCACATCCTCGGCAGTGCCCAGCTGCGCGTCATCCGCGAGGACGGCAAGCGCATCGTCTACACGGGGGACCTCAACCTCGCGCCCTCGCTCACCGCCGAGCCCGTGCAGGTGGCCGAGTGCGACACGCTCGTCATCGAGTCCACCTTCGGGCACCCGCGCTACGTCTTCCCGCCTCGTGACGAGGTGCTGGGCGCGGTGGAGTCCTGGGTGCGCCGTCACCTGGAGCGCGGCGCGGTGCCGGTGCTGCTCGCGTATCCGCTGGGCAAGAGCCAGGAGGCGATGAAGTACCTGTCCAACCGCGGCTTCCCGCTGGTGGCCCACCCCTCCATCTACGAGGTGACGAAGCTCTACGGCGAATTCGGTGTCTCCATCGAGCCGCTGCGCCGCTTCGAGGGCCGTGTCGAGCCGGGCGAGGTGCTCTTCTTCCCTCCGCACCTGGCGCGGGGTGGGGCACTCGCTCCCTTCTGGCCGAGGGCCACCGCCGTGCTCACCGGCTGGGCGCTCGACGGCGGCGGCGCCGCGCGGCGCTACGGCGCGGACGTGGCCTTCCCGCTGTCGGACCATGCCGACTGTCCGTCACTCGTGCGTTACGTGAAGGCCACCGGCGCCCGCGACGTCATCACCCTGCACGGCTTCGCCGAGGAGCTCGCCGAGGTGTTGCGGGGGGAGGGCCTGGATGCGCGCGCGCTCGGTCAGCCCAAGCAGCTCGCGCTCCTCTGA
- a CDS encoding SDR family NAD(P)-dependent oxidoreductase, whose translation MAEMNYRTALVTGASSGLGRGLALWFARRGVKVYAAARRRENLEALANEARAAGAHIEPVELDVADADATLARIRELDAACGGLELIIANAGFGQESSGKRINWDTVKKTIDVNVTGAAATLCAVLPQMVERKRGHIVGIASLAAWRGLKRQAAYSASKAFLSTFMESLRVDLKATGVRVTCIYPGFVKSEMTAQNKAMPFLLETEEAVEMMGKAILRGEAEYAFPWQTASLMGVMKVMPNALFDAAMRRLL comes from the coding sequence ATGGCGGAGATGAACTATCGGACGGCGCTGGTCACGGGGGCCTCGAGCGGCCTGGGTCGTGGGCTGGCGCTCTGGTTCGCCCGGCGGGGCGTGAAGGTGTACGCCGCGGCCCGGCGCCGTGAGAACCTGGAGGCGCTCGCCAACGAGGCCCGCGCGGCCGGCGCCCACATCGAGCCCGTGGAGTTGGACGTCGCCGACGCGGACGCCACCCTCGCCCGCATCCGCGAGCTGGATGCCGCCTGTGGCGGGTTGGAGCTCATCATCGCCAACGCCGGCTTCGGCCAGGAGTCGTCCGGCAAGCGCATCAACTGGGACACGGTCAAGAAGACCATCGACGTGAACGTCACCGGCGCCGCCGCCACCCTGTGCGCCGTGCTGCCCCAGATGGTGGAGCGCAAGCGGGGCCACATCGTGGGAATCGCCAGCCTCGCCGCCTGGCGGGGCTTGAAGCGTCAGGCGGCCTACTCCGCCTCCAAGGCCTTCCTCTCCACCTTCATGGAGAGCCTGCGCGTGGACCTGAAGGCCACCGGCGTGCGCGTCACCTGCATCTACCCCGGCTTCGTGAAGAGCGAGATGACGGCGCAGAACAAGGCCATGCCCTTCCTCCTGGAAACGGAGGAGGCGGTGGAGATGATGGGCAAGGCCATCCTTCGAGGAGAGGCCGAGTATGCCTTCCCCTGGCAGACGGCCAGCCTCATGGGCGTGATGAAGGTGATGCCCAACGCCCTCTTCGACGCCGCCATGCGCAGGCTGCTCTGA
- a CDS encoding pentapeptide repeat-containing protein, with translation MPKAPTIEQLLQNGSAEWNRLRKAGKVPTEHTGATFSQLFSANTDLSGLELVGSEWERCDLSKVNFRDTDLSNAYFHGGRLQDCDFRGANLEGATFERLKLLRCDFTGAKGLEEADFDEVDMDRVTGLDGDEPPPPPPPPVQGITAFTREQRDKVMGPGAVLSMSSPEQQPAENELPPFKPQDNPGQLFFRALKRLGAPPLWVLDVPGLRPLLPPRLPPGSSLETLYREAVKTRLENKKPSADPGAVERAQRSLRLGGKDASLAAMYLREVGVVPSFRFSAAKVLKGALREELQVDDLTGSVDPRTTGALLELRLPHEVVELTHEVRRRLAATQLYTALLEAGFNPENNWEEALESADAAMELAQLATGEDRQALLEGFQVFAALPDEARLRRLAYLAEALSHMELIGRLPEGMEPSWLTGPETRECHDREMTYVQSLRAEDIPRKVPALAKAELGVPEGEVPEESEEDLFVQLRCDVCGKEKLIVQSPGEE, from the coding sequence ATGCCGAAAGCCCCCACGATTGAACAGCTCCTACAGAACGGAAGCGCCGAGTGGAACCGCCTGCGCAAGGCCGGCAAGGTTCCCACCGAGCACACGGGCGCGACCTTCTCGCAGCTCTTCTCCGCCAATACCGACCTGTCGGGTCTCGAACTGGTGGGCAGCGAGTGGGAGCGCTGCGACCTGTCCAAGGTGAACTTCCGCGATACGGACCTCTCCAACGCCTACTTCCACGGCGGCCGGCTCCAGGACTGCGACTTCCGAGGCGCCAACCTGGAGGGCGCCACCTTCGAGAGGCTCAAGCTGCTGCGCTGCGACTTCACGGGCGCCAAGGGCCTGGAGGAGGCGGACTTCGACGAGGTCGACATGGACCGCGTCACCGGCCTGGACGGCGACGAGCCGCCCCCGCCCCCGCCGCCCCCGGTGCAGGGCATCACCGCCTTCACCCGCGAGCAGCGGGACAAGGTGATGGGCCCGGGCGCCGTGCTCTCCATGTCCTCGCCCGAGCAGCAGCCGGCGGAGAACGAGCTGCCGCCCTTCAAGCCCCAGGACAACCCGGGCCAGCTCTTCTTCCGCGCCCTCAAGCGCCTGGGCGCCCCGCCCCTGTGGGTGCTCGACGTGCCCGGCCTGCGCCCGCTGCTGCCTCCGCGCCTGCCGCCCGGCTCCTCGCTGGAGACGCTCTACCGCGAGGCGGTGAAGACGCGCCTGGAGAACAAGAAGCCCTCGGCGGACCCCGGCGCCGTGGAGCGCGCCCAGCGCTCCCTGCGCCTGGGGGGCAAGGACGCCAGCCTCGCCGCCATGTACCTGCGCGAGGTGGGCGTGGTGCCCTCCTTCCGCTTCTCCGCGGCCAAGGTGCTCAAGGGCGCCCTGCGCGAGGAGCTCCAGGTGGATGACCTCACCGGCTCGGTGGACCCGCGCACCACCGGCGCCCTGCTGGAGCTGCGGCTGCCCCACGAGGTGGTGGAGCTCACCCACGAGGTGCGCCGCCGGCTCGCCGCCACCCAGCTCTACACCGCGCTGCTCGAGGCCGGCTTCAACCCGGAGAACAACTGGGAAGAGGCGCTCGAGTCGGCCGACGCCGCCATGGAGCTGGCGCAACTGGCCACGGGCGAGGACCGGCAGGCCCTCCTCGAGGGCTTCCAGGTGTTCGCCGCCCTCCCCGACGAGGCCCGGCTGCGGCGCCTGGCCTACCTGGCCGAGGCCCTCTCCCACATGGAGCTCATCGGCCGGCTGCCCGAGGGCATGGAGCCCTCCTGGCTCACCGGCCCCGAGACGCGCGAGTGCCACGACCGGGAGATGACCTACGTGCAGTCGCTGCGCGCCGAGGACATCCCCCGCAAGGTGCCCGCGCTCGCCAAGGCCGAGCTGGGCGTCCCCGAGGGCGAGGTGCCCGAGGAGAGCGAGGAGGACCTCTTCGTCCAGCTGCGCTGCGACGTGTGCGGCAAGGAGAAGCTCATCGTCCAGTCGCCCGGCGAGGAGTGA
- a CDS encoding RluA family pseudouridine synthase, with translation MIEFRIEEDSAGMRLDKFLRKKLANVPTSHLFKMIRVKKVRVNGKRAQPEQPLAAGDTISIRGTEEQLLAPANPEERKPPPPPPVDPSELVILMEDDWMMAVDKPSGMAVHTGSGITGGTLVDYVRAYLGPKAVRNDFAASPAHRLDRETSGVILVAKRRPAMVHFTELFTNGHPRKRYLTLVKGKMPRDSGVINLPLAEHQQTAESKARRGVNMQEAVTRWKVIKQSGEAALLSCVIETGRTHQIRRHLTAIGHPVAGDKKYGDFAFNRDVRARWGLKRLFLHAERIEFPHPAHGGKVEVEAKLPPELKDVLKRAALEPS, from the coding sequence ATGATCGAGTTCCGAATCGAGGAAGACAGCGCGGGCATGCGGTTGGACAAGTTCCTCCGCAAGAAGCTCGCGAACGTGCCCACCTCGCACCTCTTCAAGATGATTCGCGTGAAGAAGGTGCGGGTGAACGGCAAGCGCGCCCAACCCGAGCAGCCCCTGGCGGCCGGCGACACCATCTCCATCCGGGGGACCGAGGAGCAGCTCCTCGCCCCCGCCAACCCCGAGGAGCGTAAACCCCCTCCACCCCCTCCAGTGGACCCCAGCGAGCTCGTCATCCTCATGGAGGACGACTGGATGATGGCGGTGGACAAGCCGAGTGGGATGGCGGTCCACACCGGCAGTGGCATCACCGGCGGGACGCTGGTGGACTACGTGCGGGCCTACCTGGGGCCCAAGGCGGTGCGCAACGACTTCGCGGCGAGCCCCGCTCACCGGCTGGACAGGGAGACGAGCGGCGTCATCCTGGTCGCCAAGCGCCGGCCGGCGATGGTCCACTTCACGGAACTCTTCACCAACGGACATCCCCGCAAGAGGTATCTGACACTGGTCAAAGGGAAGATGCCGAGGGACTCGGGGGTCATTAACCTCCCGCTCGCCGAGCACCAGCAGACGGCCGAGTCCAAGGCCCGTCGCGGGGTGAACATGCAGGAGGCCGTGACGCGATGGAAGGTCATCAAGCAGTCGGGCGAGGCAGCCCTCCTCTCCTGCGTCATCGAGACCGGACGCACTCATCAGATAAGAAGGCACCTGACCGCCATCGGGCACCCGGTGGCGGGCGACAAGAAGTACGGTGACTTCGCTTTCAATCGGGACGTGCGGGCCCGTTGGGGTCTCAAACGGCTGTTCCTGCACGCCGAGCGCATCGAATTTCCCCACCCGGCTCACGGGGGCAAGGTGGAGGTGGAGGCGAAGCTGCCCCCGGAGTTGAAGGACGTGTTGAAGCGCGCCGCGCTGGAACCCTCATGA
- a CDS encoding penicillin-binding protein 1A yields the protein MSTNPNEKTDRSQSKLVLDGVPPKRRWWVGLLKFAGWATLTGATAVAVVALGIYYHFSQGLPEIPKVDQYWPPIVTEVYTDDAVLAGEFYHHRRKVVPYERIPKRLVQAFIASEDSSFFDHQGVDVLGTARAAFKTISKKLGLGGSVQGGSTLTQQTAKAVLIAAEGYESATAKNLKRKIREAILARRLEEALTKEEILYLYLNNVFLGHHSYGVQSAAENYYRKDVRDLTLGEMTLIAGLPQAPSRYSPFLRPEAAKKRRSYVLRRMFDEGMISREEREAADAEPVRVYPVEDVFHEFAPFFTEQVRRNVVERYSNKVLLNEGLKIFATMDSERQRGAQEAVLEGLLAIDKRQGFRGPVLQLATEQERKAFLEKATQVMGDEKLTENKLYVGLVTSVDADGKGAEVRVGPHKGLLPLLGMRWARKVNPEGYYPGLMLTSVKRALSVGDVIVVRHVVKKELTDDNVQFDRKMDKEIPEDVPLFRLEQEPELQSALVSVDPHRQYLTAMVGGYDFDANEFNRAFQACRQPGSSFKPLVYSAALEQLGWTGATIIVDSPIVEHDPENGVAWKPDNYSDEFLGDVLLRTALVNSMNIPAVKTFAAVGVKNMAEWSTRLGLTTPMNMDFSAALGSSCVYPYDLANVYATFNRYGRKKPTYFIRKIEDRFGRTLEDHTAYDDAWAPLQDRVAAGYARLFEPGEQVMSPETGFILTSMLRGVVQEGTGAPAQRLGKPAAGKTGTTNDSFDTWFAGYTRDLVTVTWVGYDKNEHPLGRYETGGRASLPIWLNYMKTALAARPQAEFWPPQWLSESLVLKRVDKKTGKIASSGTKDAVNIWFKKGTAPEEVTPEKGSVGTQEFLMGAP from the coding sequence ATGAGTACGAATCCCAACGAGAAGACCGATCGCTCCCAGTCGAAGCTGGTGCTCGACGGTGTCCCTCCGAAGCGCCGCTGGTGGGTGGGCCTCTTGAAGTTCGCCGGGTGGGCCACGCTGACGGGGGCCACGGCCGTGGCGGTGGTGGCGCTGGGCATCTACTACCACTTCTCGCAGGGGCTGCCGGAGATCCCCAAGGTGGACCAGTACTGGCCGCCCATCGTCACCGAGGTGTACACGGATGACGCGGTGCTGGCCGGCGAGTTCTACCACCACCGGCGCAAGGTGGTGCCCTACGAGCGCATCCCCAAGCGCCTGGTGCAGGCCTTCATCGCCAGCGAGGACTCCAGCTTCTTCGATCACCAGGGCGTGGACGTGCTGGGCACCGCGCGCGCCGCCTTCAAGACGATCAGCAAGAAGCTGGGCCTGGGTGGCAGCGTGCAGGGTGGCTCCACCCTGACGCAGCAGACGGCGAAGGCCGTGCTCATCGCCGCCGAGGGCTACGAGAGCGCCACCGCGAAGAACCTCAAGCGCAAGATTCGCGAGGCCATCCTCGCCCGGCGCCTGGAGGAGGCGCTGACGAAGGAGGAGATCCTCTACCTCTACCTCAACAACGTCTTCCTCGGGCACCACAGCTATGGCGTGCAGAGCGCGGCGGAGAACTACTACCGCAAGGACGTGCGGGACCTGACGCTGGGCGAGATGACGCTCATCGCGGGTCTGCCCCAGGCGCCCAGCCGCTACTCGCCCTTCCTGCGGCCGGAGGCGGCGAAGAAGCGCCGCTCGTACGTGCTGCGCCGCATGTTCGACGAGGGGATGATTTCCAGGGAGGAGCGCGAGGCGGCCGACGCGGAGCCGGTGCGCGTGTACCCGGTGGAGGACGTCTTCCACGAGTTCGCCCCCTTCTTCACCGAGCAGGTGCGCCGCAACGTGGTGGAGCGCTACAGCAACAAGGTGCTGCTCAACGAGGGCCTGAAGATCTTCGCCACCATGGACAGCGAGCGGCAGCGTGGCGCGCAGGAGGCGGTGCTCGAGGGGCTGCTGGCCATCGACAAGCGCCAGGGCTTCCGCGGGCCGGTGCTGCAGCTGGCCACGGAGCAGGAGCGCAAGGCCTTCCTGGAGAAGGCCACCCAGGTCATGGGCGACGAGAAGCTCACGGAGAACAAGCTGTACGTGGGCCTGGTGACGAGCGTGGACGCGGACGGCAAGGGCGCGGAGGTGCGGGTGGGTCCGCACAAGGGCCTGCTGCCGCTGTTGGGCATGCGCTGGGCGCGCAAGGTGAACCCCGAGGGCTACTACCCGGGGCTCATGCTCACCTCCGTGAAGCGCGCGCTGAGCGTGGGCGACGTCATCGTGGTGCGCCACGTGGTGAAGAAGGAGCTCACGGACGACAACGTCCAGTTCGACCGGAAGATGGACAAGGAGATTCCCGAGGACGTGCCGCTCTTCCGGCTGGAGCAGGAGCCGGAGCTGCAGAGCGCGCTCGTGTCCGTGGATCCCCACCGCCAGTACCTGACGGCGATGGTGGGCGGTTACGACTTCGACGCCAACGAGTTCAACCGCGCCTTCCAGGCGTGCCGCCAGCCGGGCAGCTCCTTCAAGCCGCTGGTGTACTCGGCGGCGCTGGAGCAGCTCGGGTGGACGGGCGCCACCATCATCGTGGACTCGCCCATCGTCGAGCACGACCCGGAGAACGGTGTCGCCTGGAAGCCGGACAACTACAGCGACGAGTTCCTGGGGGACGTGCTGCTGCGCACGGCGCTGGTGAACTCGATGAACATCCCCGCGGTGAAGACGTTCGCGGCGGTGGGCGTGAAGAACATGGCCGAGTGGTCCACGCGCCTGGGCCTCACCACGCCGATGAACATGGACTTCTCCGCCGCGCTGGGCTCCTCGTGCGTGTACCCGTACGACCTGGCCAACGTGTACGCCACCTTCAACCGCTACGGCCGCAAGAAGCCCACGTACTTCATCCGCAAGATCGAAGACCGCTTCGGGCGCACGCTGGAGGACCACACGGCGTACGACGACGCGTGGGCGCCGCTGCAGGACCGGGTGGCCGCGGGCTACGCGCGCCTGTTCGAGCCGGGTGAGCAGGTGATGAGCCCCGAGACGGGCTTCATCCTCACCTCCATGCTGCGCGGCGTGGTGCAGGAGGGCACGGGCGCGCCGGCGCAGCGGCTGGGCAAGCCGGCGGCGGGCAAGACGGGTACCACCAACGACTCGTTCGACACGTGGTTCGCCGGCTACACCCGCGACCTGGTGACGGTGACGTGGGTGGGCTACGACAAGAACGAGCACCCGCTGGGCCGCTACGAGACGGGTGGCCGCGCGTCGCTGCCCATCTGGCTCAACTACATGAAGACGGCGCTGGCCGCGCGCCCCCAGGCCGAGTTCTGGCCGCCCCAGTGGCTGAGCGAGAGCCTGGTGCTCAAGCGCGTGGACAAGAAGACGGGGAAGATCGCCTCCTCCGGCACCAAGGATGCCGTCAACATCTGGTTCAAGAAGGGCACGGCGCCCGAAGAGGTGACCCCCGAGAAGGGCTCGGTGGGCACGCAGGAATTCCTCATGGGCGCGCCGTAG
- a CDS encoding DUF4382 domain-containing protein translates to MKRLQLLAFSLFAIAFGLVTVGCGGNDSSVTIKLTDAPGDFKAAVVTISEVYLQGEGGRLVLSSEATTTNLVTLANDTKDIVKDAVVPAGRYSELRFVISGAYIEVEQEDGSTLIYATDENYEGLPEGAQVAGRLQTPSFSSSGLKVKFDGDVEVSGEQKVILVDFDVSQSFGKERGQGDKWVMKPVIKGADITFSGSVNVTLAKDAAVILPEFEGRVLSLADFKATLKPTEASPDGASAPAAEEIALTDANGDGIFEASFKFLVPGNYEIGFTGPEGISFTINPAVPASVVIVSGQDQTQAFVLTSASIAMQ, encoded by the coding sequence ATGAAACGCCTCCAGCTTCTCGCGTTCAGCCTGTTCGCCATCGCCTTCGGACTCGTCACCGTCGGCTGCGGCGGCAACGACAGCAGCGTCACCATCAAGCTCACCGACGCCCCGGGCGACTTCAAGGCGGCCGTCGTCACCATCTCGGAGGTCTACCTCCAGGGTGAGGGTGGCAGGCTCGTCCTCAGCAGCGAGGCCACCACCACCAACCTGGTGACCCTGGCCAACGACACGAAGGACATCGTCAAGGACGCGGTCGTCCCCGCTGGCAGGTACAGCGAGCTGCGCTTCGTCATCTCCGGCGCCTACATCGAGGTCGAGCAGGAGGATGGCAGCACCCTCATCTACGCCACGGATGAGAACTACGAGGGCCTGCCCGAGGGCGCCCAGGTCGCGGGCCGCCTGCAGACGCCCAGCTTCAGCTCCTCCGGCCTGAAGGTGAAGTTCGACGGCGACGTCGAGGTGTCCGGCGAGCAGAAGGTGATTCTCGTGGACTTCGACGTGTCCCAGAGCTTCGGCAAGGAGCGCGGCCAGGGCGACAAGTGGGTGATGAAGCCGGTCATCAAGGGCGCGGACATCACCTTCAGCGGCAGCGTGAATGTCACCCTGGCCAAGGACGCCGCCGTCATCCTCCCCGAGTTCGAGGGCCGGGTGCTGTCGCTCGCCGACTTCAAGGCCACGCTCAAGCCCACCGAGGCCAGCCCGGATGGCGCCTCCGCCCCGGCCGCCGAGGAGATCGCCCTGACGGACGCCAACGGCGACGGCATCTTCGAGGCCAGCTTCAAGTTCCTCGTCCCCGGCAACTACGAGATCGGCTTCACCGGCCCCGAGGGCATCAGCTTCACCATCAACCCGGCCGTGCCCGCCTCCGTCGTCATCGTCTCCGGCCAGGACCAGACGCAGGCCTTCGTGCTGACCTCGGCGTCCATCGCCATGCAGTAA
- a CDS encoding glutathione S-transferase family protein: MIDLYTWSTPNGYKVSVTLEEMGLPYTVHPIDISKGEQKQPGFLKINPNGRIPAIVDREEGNFAVFESGAIMLYLAEKTGKLMPTDRKGRSLVTQWLMFQMAGVGPMQGQANVFFRYFPEKLQPAIDRYQNETRRLYTVLDTRLGESEYLAGDYSIADIANWAWVRIHGWAGVSVDGLPNLQRWLAAIEQRPAAQKGITVPQPSNIGASPAAQAQAIQSVQGIVQR, from the coding sequence ATGATCGACCTGTACACGTGGTCAACACCCAATGGATACAAGGTGTCCGTCACGCTGGAGGAGATGGGACTGCCGTACACGGTGCACCCCATCGACATCAGCAAGGGCGAACAGAAGCAGCCCGGGTTCTTGAAGATCAACCCCAACGGGCGCATCCCGGCCATCGTGGACCGCGAGGAGGGGAACTTCGCGGTGTTCGAGTCGGGAGCCATCATGCTCTACCTCGCGGAGAAGACGGGGAAGCTGATGCCCACCGACCGCAAGGGCCGCTCGCTGGTGACGCAGTGGCTGATGTTCCAGATGGCCGGTGTGGGGCCCATGCAGGGGCAGGCCAACGTCTTCTTCCGTTACTTCCCGGAGAAGCTCCAACCGGCGATCGACCGCTACCAGAACGAGACGCGGCGGCTCTACACGGTGCTCGACACGCGGCTCGGGGAGAGCGAGTACCTGGCGGGCGACTACAGCATCGCCGACATCGCGAACTGGGCGTGGGTGCGCATCCATGGGTGGGCGGGCGTGTCCGTGGACGGACTGCCGAACCTGCAACGGTGGCTGGCGGCCATCGAGCAGCGGCCCGCGGCGCAGAAGGGCATCACCGTGCCGCAACCCTCGAATATCGGCGCGTCCCCCGCCGCCCAGGCCCAGGCCATCCAGTCGGTCCAGGGCATCGTCCAGCGGTAG